One genomic region from Natronomonas salsuginis encodes:
- a CDS encoding disulfide bond formation protein B: MTPAITDRSILAASTLVATVATAGSLYFSDVMGLVPCELCWFQRMGMYPLVVVLAVATYEDRIAAWRAALPLSVGGAVVAAYHSALQLRSGGTCSLGGGCGSVQYELFGILSIPNLSLLAFALISVGLAAGALRDR, encoded by the coding sequence ATGACGCCAGCTATCACCGATCGATCAATACTCGCGGCTTCCACCCTCGTCGCGACCGTCGCGACCGCCGGAAGCCTCTACTTCAGCGACGTGATGGGACTCGTCCCCTGCGAACTGTGCTGGTTCCAGCGTATGGGGATGTACCCGCTGGTCGTCGTGTTGGCCGTCGCGACGTACGAGGATCGGATCGCAGCTTGGCGAGCAGCGCTGCCGCTGTCCGTCGGGGGTGCGGTCGTCGCGGCGTATCACTCCGCTTTGCAGTTACGGTCGGGGGGAACCTGCTCGCTTGGTGGCGGGTGCGGCAGCGTCCAGTACGAACTGTTCGGAATACTCTCGATCCCAAATCTGTCGCTGCTCGCGTTCGCGTTGATTTCCGTCGGCCTCGCGGCAGGTGCGCTTCGGGATCGGTAG
- a CDS encoding NADP-dependent malic enzyme — protein MGLDEDSLEYHRIDPPGKIEISTTKPTNTQRDLSLAYSPGVAAPCNEIAKTPEEAYTYTSKGNMVGVVSNGTAVLGLGDIGAQASKPVMEGKGVLFKRFADIDVFDIEIDEDDPTEFAESVARMEPTFGGINLEDIKAPECFEIESRLREEMDIPVFHDDQHGTAIISGAALLNAAEITGKSLDELQIVFSGAGAAATATAHFYRSLGVRADNVTMCDIDGIITEARVADGDPHTYVEAFASPTGGELADAMAGADVFVGLSVGGIVSEEMVRSMADDPIIFAMANPEPEIDYETAKNARDDTVIMATGRSDYPNQVNNVLGFPFIFRGALDVRATEINEEMKVAAAEALADLAKQDVPDAVVKAYGDQPLQFGPEYIIPKPLDSRVLFEVSGAVAGAAMESGVAREELDLDAYREELEARLGKSREMMRVVLNKAKSDPKRLVLAEGDDPKMIRAAYQLIEQSIAEPVLIGDKRSIWEQSAELGLDFEPEIVDPVSDELSPYADRLYELRQRKGVTRREAEGLVHNGNYLASVMVEMGDADAMLTGLTNHYPTALRPPLQIVGTDADSEYAAGVYMLTFKNRVVFVADATVNQAPDEHVLAEVARHTAELARQFNVNPSVAMLSYSDFGTVDNEGTYKPREAARLLREDSTVDFPVDGEMQADTAVVEELLTEDYPFAELDEPANVLVFPNLEAGNIAYKLLQRLGGAEAIGPMLVGMDKPVHVLQRGDEVKDIVNLAGVAVVDAQDD, from the coding sequence ATGGGATTGGACGAGGATTCACTGGAGTATCACCGGATCGACCCGCCGGGAAAGATCGAAATTTCGACCACGAAGCCGACGAACACCCAACGGGATCTGTCGCTGGCGTACTCACCGGGCGTTGCGGCCCCGTGCAACGAGATCGCAAAAACTCCCGAGGAGGCGTACACCTACACGAGCAAAGGGAACATGGTCGGCGTCGTCTCGAACGGGACCGCTGTATTGGGTCTCGGCGATATCGGCGCGCAAGCATCCAAACCCGTGATGGAGGGCAAGGGCGTATTGTTCAAGCGCTTCGCTGACATCGACGTCTTCGACATCGAGATAGACGAGGACGATCCGACCGAGTTCGCCGAATCGGTCGCGCGAATGGAGCCGACGTTCGGGGGGATCAACCTCGAAGACATCAAAGCACCGGAGTGTTTTGAGATCGAGTCACGGCTGCGTGAGGAGATGGACATCCCGGTGTTTCACGACGACCAACACGGCACGGCGATCATCTCCGGGGCGGCGCTGTTGAACGCCGCCGAGATCACCGGCAAATCGCTCGACGAACTCCAGATCGTCTTCTCCGGCGCGGGGGCAGCCGCGACCGCGACGGCACACTTCTACCGGTCGCTCGGCGTCCGGGCCGACAACGTCACCATGTGCGACATCGACGGCATCATCACCGAGGCTCGGGTCGCGGACGGCGATCCACACACCTACGTCGAGGCGTTCGCGAGTCCGACGGGCGGGGAGTTGGCGGACGCGATGGCGGGTGCGGACGTGTTCGTCGGGCTGTCGGTCGGCGGGATCGTCTCCGAGGAGATGGTCCGCTCGATGGCCGATGACCCCATCATCTTCGCCATGGCGAATCCGGAGCCAGAGATCGATTACGAGACGGCCAAGAACGCGCGCGACGACACGGTGATCATGGCAACGGGACGCTCGGATTATCCGAATCAGGTGAACAACGTACTCGGCTTCCCGTTCATCTTCCGCGGCGCGCTCGACGTGCGGGCGACGGAGATCAACGAGGAGATGAAAGTGGCGGCCGCCGAGGCGCTGGCCGACCTCGCCAAACAGGACGTCCCCGACGCCGTCGTCAAAGCCTACGGCGACCAACCGCTGCAGTTCGGCCCCGAGTACATCATCCCCAAACCGCTCGATTCGCGTGTACTGTTCGAGGTGTCGGGGGCCGTCGCGGGGGCCGCGATGGAAAGCGGCGTCGCGCGCGAGGAACTCGACCTCGACGCGTACCGCGAGGAACTGGAGGCGCGGTTGGGGAAGTCCAGAGAGATGATGCGGGTCGTGCTCAACAAGGCCAAAAGCGATCCCAAACGCCTCGTCCTCGCCGAGGGCGACGACCCGAAGATGATCCGAGCCGCGTATCAGTTGATCGAGCAGTCGATCGCCGAACCCGTGCTTATCGGCGACAAGCGATCGATCTGGGAGCAGTCGGCCGAGCTCGGATTGGACTTCGAACCGGAGATCGTCGATCCGGTGAGCGACGAACTATCGCCGTATGCCGACCGACTGTACGAGCTCCGCCAGCGGAAGGGCGTCACCCGACGGGAAGCCGAGGGGCTAGTCCACAACGGCAACTATCTGGCGAGCGTGATGGTGGAGATGGGCGACGCCGACGCGATGCTTACCGGGCTGACGAACCACTATCCGACGGCGCTTCGGCCGCCATTGCAGATCGTCGGCACGGACGCCGATTCGGAGTACGCCGCGGGCGTGTACATGCTGACGTTCAAAAACCGCGTCGTCTTCGTCGCCGACGCCACCGTCAATCAGGCCCCCGACGAGCACGTGCTCGCGGAGGTCGCCAGACACACCGCCGAGCTCGCCCGGCAGTTCAACGTCAACCCGAGCGTGGCGATGCTGTCGTACTCCGACTTCGGGACGGTCGACAACGAGGGAACGTACAAACCGCGGGAGGCGGCCCGGCTGCTGCGCGAGGACTCGACGGTCGACTTCCCAGTGGACGGCGAAATGCAGGCCGACACCGCCGTCGTCGAGGAGCTGTTGACCGAGGACTACCCCTTCGCGGAACTCGACGAGCCGGCGAACGTGTTGGTGTTTCCGAACCTGGAGGCGGGCAACATCGCGTACAAGCTCTTGCAGCGACTCGGCGGAGCCGAAGCCATCGGCCCGATGCTCGTCGGCATGGACAAACCCGTCCACGTCCTCCAGCGCGGCGACGAGGTCAAAGATATCGTCAACCTCGCCGGCGTCGCCGTCGTCGATGCACAGGACGACTGA
- a CDS encoding MFS transporter yields the protein MNGNDRSIVGFVMAGHGMVHIYELSIPILMTIWLLEFSTTAALLGTVVAVGYGLFGVGALPGGLLVDRYGSRTLVVGCLAGMGLSFLVLSVAPSIPGIAVALALWGISASVYHPAGLTLISNGVVDRGRGFAFHGMAGNAGIAGGPLVTALLLLAFDWQTVAMLLAAPALVAAAVGLRIEFDPTAAIDERDAETLDKSTGPESLSAFVDQSRTLFTAGFALVFVVVALNGLYYRGALTFLPDLLGDFLTAAVGDVRLGLFDPDSAVAEEFDLSSYLYAGLLTVGIGGQYLGGRLTERIEPDRGLIVMLSSLCVIALAFVPAARAGLGGLVVASVALGFTLFAMQPLTQATITKYSVPESRGLSFGYTYLAIFGIGALGAAITGTVLTYASVSVMFVVLAGIAATAGAIAVVLVTRP from the coding sequence GTGAACGGAAACGACAGGTCGATCGTCGGCTTCGTGATGGCGGGGCACGGGATGGTCCACATCTACGAGCTGTCGATCCCGATCCTGATGACGATCTGGCTGTTGGAGTTCTCGACGACGGCGGCGTTGTTGGGCACCGTCGTCGCGGTCGGCTACGGCCTCTTCGGCGTCGGCGCGCTACCGGGCGGGCTGTTGGTCGATCGCTACGGCTCTCGGACGCTCGTCGTCGGCTGTCTCGCCGGTATGGGGCTGTCGTTCCTCGTCTTGAGCGTCGCACCGAGCATCCCCGGAATCGCCGTCGCGCTCGCGCTGTGGGGGATCTCCGCGAGCGTCTATCACCCGGCGGGGCTCACGCTCATCAGCAACGGCGTCGTCGACCGCGGTCGCGGCTTCGCCTTCCACGGGATGGCCGGCAACGCCGGGATCGCGGGCGGCCCGCTCGTGACGGCGCTGTTGCTCTTGGCGTTCGATTGGCAGACCGTCGCCATGCTGTTGGCCGCGCCGGCGCTCGTCGCCGCGGCCGTCGGGCTTCGGATCGAGTTCGACCCGACGGCGGCGATCGACGAGCGCGACGCGGAGACGCTCGACAAAAGCACGGGCCCCGAGAGCCTCTCGGCGTTCGTCGACCAGAGCCGGACGCTTTTCACCGCCGGGTTCGCGCTCGTGTTCGTCGTCGTCGCGCTGAACGGGCTGTACTACCGGGGGGCGCTGACGTTCCTGCCGGATCTGCTCGGGGACTTTCTCACCGCGGCGGTGGGCGACGTCCGACTCGGGCTCTTCGATCCGGACAGCGCGGTCGCCGAGGAGTTCGACCTGTCGAGCTACCTCTACGCGGGGTTGCTCACCGTCGGGATCGGCGGTCAGTATCTCGGCGGGCGACTCACCGAACGGATCGAACCCGACCGCGGACTGATCGTCATGCTGTCGTCGCTGTGCGTTATCGCGTTGGCCTTCGTTCCGGCCGCCCGGGCGGGACTCGGCGGGCTGGTCGTCGCGAGCGTCGCCCTCGGATTCACGCTGTTCGCGATGCAGCCGCTCACGCAGGCGACGATCACGAAGTACTCCGTCCCCGAGTCTCGGGGACTGTCGTTCGGGTACACGTACCTCGCGATCTTCGGCATCGGCGCGCTCGGGGCCGCCATCACGGGGACGGTGTTGACGTACGCCTCCGTCTCGGTCATGTTCGTCGTCCTCGCAGGCATCGCGGCGACGGCCGGGGCAATCGCAGTCGTGTTGGTCACCCGGCCCTGA
- a CDS encoding pantoate kinase → MAHSAGAFVPGHVTGFFSAHPDDDPTIAGSRGAGVTVDEGVVVRLEPGDGLELNGEPATIEAVDRVLGALRATAHVAVETDLPLGAGFGVSGAAALGTALATNAVFARALSENELVTIAHGAEVQAGTGLGDVVGQARGGFPIRLEPGAPAHGAMDGLPDRRSIEYVNFGELSTAEILTGDTEELTAAGTRALSTLVAEPSVETFMEVSRRFAREADLLTSPVEEAIRAVSEAGGEAAMAMLGETVFALDDGLSAAGYDAERCEVNLTGAHLR, encoded by the coding sequence ATGGCACACTCGGCGGGCGCGTTCGTTCCCGGACACGTGACCGGGTTTTTCAGCGCCCACCCGGACGACGATCCCACGATTGCCGGCTCGCGCGGGGCCGGCGTCACCGTCGACGAGGGCGTCGTGGTCCGACTCGAACCCGGTGACGGCCTCGAACTCAACGGCGAGCCCGCGACGATCGAGGCCGTCGACCGCGTGCTCGGCGCGCTTCGAGCGACCGCCCACGTCGCCGTCGAGACCGACCTCCCGCTCGGGGCGGGCTTCGGCGTGTCGGGGGCGGCCGCGCTCGGGACCGCGCTCGCGACGAACGCCGTCTTTGCCCGCGCGCTCTCCGAGAATGAGCTCGTCACGATCGCCCACGGCGCGGAAGTGCAGGCCGGCACCGGACTCGGTGACGTCGTCGGACAGGCGCGCGGCGGCTTCCCGATCCGGCTCGAACCCGGTGCGCCGGCACACGGCGCGATGGACGGGCTCCCCGACCGCCGGTCGATCGAGTACGTCAACTTCGGCGAACTGTCGACGGCAGAGATCCTGACGGGCGACACCGAGGAGTTGACCGCTGCGGGGACGCGGGCGCTGTCGACGCTCGTCGCCGAGCCGTCCGTCGAGACGTTCATGGAAGTCTCGCGGCGGTTCGCACGGGAAGCCGATCTCCTGACGTCGCCGGTCGAGGAGGCCATCCGTGCGGTCTCCGAAGCGGGCGGGGAGGCGGCGATGGCGATGCTCGGCGAAACCGTCTTCGCGCTCGACGATGGGCTCTCGGCGGCAGGGTACGACGCCGAGCGATGCGAGGTCAACCTCACCGGTGCTCACCTCCGGTGA
- a CDS encoding cation:proton antiporter, with protein MLTPIFLGAAAVLVVLALVVLYRAVVGPTMQDRVVAVNVLGTKTVLILALLAVALDSESFIDIALVYALLNFLMAVAISKFTVKRGGVI; from the coding sequence ATGTTGACGCCCATCTTTCTCGGGGCGGCAGCCGTCCTCGTCGTCCTCGCGCTCGTTGTGCTCTACCGGGCCGTCGTGGGGCCGACGATGCAGGATCGCGTCGTCGCGGTCAACGTCCTCGGGACGAAGACCGTCCTCATCCTGGCGCTGTTGGCGGTGGCGCTCGACAGCGAGTCCTTCATCGACATCGCGCTCGTCTACGCGCTGTTGAACTTCCTCATGGCGGTCGCCATCTCGAAGTTCACGGTCAAGCGGGGGGGCGTCATATGA
- a CDS encoding sensor histidine kinase has translation MDRLDDGFYVEDDGPGIPESELDAVLKSGYLGGDGAGIRLAIVDAVADSHGWPIRITGGEDGGVRFEFHVDDR, from the coding sequence TTGGATCGGCTCGACGATGGCTTCTACGTCGAGGACGACGGTCCCGGGATCCCCGAATCCGAACTCGACGCGGTGCTGAAATCCGGCTACTTAGGCGGCGATGGGGCCGGCATCAGGCTCGCGATCGTCGACGCGGTCGCCGACAGCCACGGCTGGCCCATCCGGATCACCGGCGGCGAGGACGGCGGCGTGCGCTTCGAATTCCACGTCGACGACCGGTGA
- a CDS encoding monovalent cation/H+ antiporter subunit E, producing MADHTEEPASGGAVLVPVGESVTLRNTVSYAIEAADEAGLDAVHFVAPVAWHDISDVEAEVRERTESLLTRVSAWVDEDVPEGSPAAETAIIGEDEYLFSPDDYADVLAGYADEHGIDRIIVDPEFSPGGNVPLLRPMEVALAARGFEVSEAPTRRTVRRSRLTRAGGALQFGLLFGVSFLFYQLLGGFAVVTGDSYDLAYELVTGTLTAGIVAGALYTVTLSERVRIGRLAIQLARFALFVPYLLYEIVVSNLYITYIVLHPNLPIDPRMTRVRSAVWGGPAVTTLANSITLTPGTLTVRTRGQYLYVHGLFEGARDGIADGALERAVRFVFYGRRAMTIPGPAERGDYEELQSPRADDATKEGKDES from the coding sequence GTGGCTGATCACACAGAGGAACCGGCGTCCGGCGGTGCGGTGCTCGTCCCCGTCGGTGAGTCGGTGACACTGCGGAACACGGTCTCGTACGCGATCGAGGCCGCCGACGAGGCCGGACTCGACGCGGTCCACTTTGTCGCGCCGGTCGCGTGGCACGACATCAGCGACGTCGAGGCCGAGGTCAGAGAGCGGACCGAGTCGCTTTTGACTCGCGTCTCGGCGTGGGTCGACGAGGACGTGCCCGAGGGATCGCCGGCCGCCGAAACGGCGATCATCGGCGAGGACGAGTACCTGTTCAGCCCCGACGACTACGCCGACGTGCTCGCTGGGTACGCCGACGAGCACGGAATCGACCGCATCATCGTCGACCCCGAGTTCAGCCCCGGCGGCAACGTCCCGCTGTTGCGTCCGATGGAGGTCGCCCTCGCCGCGCGCGGGTTCGAGGTGTCGGAAGCGCCGACGCGACGCACCGTCCGTCGCTCACGGCTGACGCGGGCGGGCGGCGCGCTGCAGTTCGGGCTGCTGTTCGGCGTCTCGTTTCTGTTTTATCAGCTGCTCGGCGGCTTCGCCGTCGTGACCGGCGATAGCTACGATCTCGCCTACGAACTCGTCACGGGCACGCTCACCGCCGGGATCGTGGCGGGCGCGCTGTACACCGTGACGCTCTCCGAGCGGGTCCGAATCGGACGGCTCGCGATACAACTCGCGAGGTTCGCGCTGTTCGTTCCGTATCTCCTCTACGAGATCGTCGTTTCGAACCTCTACATCACGTACATAGTCCTCCACCCGAACCTCCCGATTGATCCCCGGATGACTCGGGTTCGATCGGCGGTGTGGGGCGGTCCCGCGGTGACGACGCTCGCGAACAGTATCACCCTCACGCCGGGAACGCTCACGGTCCGAACTCGCGGACAGTACCTCTACGTTCACGGCCTCTTCGAGGGCGCACGCGATGGGATCGCCGACGGTGCGCTCGAACGCGCCGTCCGGTTCGTCTTCTACGGGCGACGGGCGATGACGATCCCCGGTCCGGCCGAGCGCGGCGACTACGAGGAGCTACAGAGTCCCCGAGCCGATGACGCGACGAAGGAGGGGAAAGACGAGTCCTGA
- the mnhG gene encoding monovalent cation/H(+) antiporter subunit G, with the protein MNDLRLAAILVLLAAGVFFTLVSVVGVIRLPDVYSRAHTASQTDTLGAGLVVASVVLAYGVDSGVIKAVLLLVFIFITNPTAAHAIARAAYEEGIEPWTEGDDRR; encoded by the coding sequence ATGAACGATCTCCGCCTCGCGGCGATCCTCGTGCTACTCGCCGCCGGGGTCTTCTTCACGCTCGTCTCCGTCGTCGGCGTGATCCGGCTGCCGGACGTCTACTCGCGCGCCCACACCGCCTCGCAGACGGACACGCTCGGCGCAGGACTCGTCGTGGCATCCGTCGTACTCGCCTACGGCGTCGATTCCGGCGTCATCAAAGCGGTGTTGTTGCTCGTGTTCATCTTCATCACCAACCCGACTGCGGCGCACGCGATCGCACGGGCCGCGTACGAAGAGGGTATCGAACCGTGGACCGAGGGGGACGACAGACGATGA